From a region of the Panicum virgatum strain AP13 chromosome 2K, P.virgatum_v5, whole genome shotgun sequence genome:
- the LOC120676518 gene encoding uncharacterized protein LOC120676518 — translation MVLLIMVSSSETWMLSVGNILFAYESVQIILPMSVGTGIVVASGDRTCFVITARGLVRNEGVVEVEFSDGTVQQIDRKKVRCQREASLILIESDMKHWATVNFSKNEAVEGQRVFTYGYNSTPPTRRYISGNLVCGAGIANNDSIQFVHGCSTGVKGHLGSAVFNEANQLVGMNFFYTRSKGVDYCVDSKKHQQEQKENQQDQKEKSSPGGLVSAIDLHTIRHTLQLFLPKATGKNLQETLQYLQDVLKLSEAS, via the exons ATGGTATTGCTTATTATGGTGAGTTCATCAGAAACATGGATGCTATCTGTAGGCAATATATTGTTTGCATACGAATCCGTCCAGATAATCCTTCCAATGTCAGTCGGGACTGGCATAGTTGTTGCCTCCGGAGACAGAACATGTTTCGTTATTACTGCTCGTGGTCTTGTCAGGAATGAGGGAGTAGTCGAAGTTGAATTTTCTGACGGTACTGTGCAACAAATTGACCGGAAGAAGGTTAGATGTCAAAGGGAAGCGTCGCTCATTCTTATCGAAAGTGATATGAAGCATTGGGCAACCGTGAACTTCAGTAAGAATGAAGCTGTAGAAGGCCAAAGGGTCTTCACTTATGGCTATAActcaactccaccaacaagaaGATACATATCAGGAAATCTTGTTT GTGGGGCAGGGATAGCAAACAATGATAGTATTCAATTTGTTCATGGATGCTCAACTGGTGTGAAGGGCCATCTAGGATCGGCTGTTTTTAATGAAGCAAACCAACTTGTTGGCATGAATTTCTTCTATACAAGATCTAAAGGTGTAGATTATTGCGTCGACTctaagaaacaccaacaagaACAAAAGGAGAATCAACAAGATCAGAAAGAGAAATCTTCCCCAGGTGGCCTGGTATCTGCCATTGACTTGCACACAATAAGACACACACTTCAGTTGTTTCTCCCTAAAGCAACAGGAAAG AATCTCCAAGAAACCTTGCAGTATTTACAAGATGTCCTTAAATTGTCTGAGGCCAGTTGA